From the Penicillium oxalicum strain HP7-1 chromosome V, whole genome shotgun sequence genome, one window contains:
- a CDS encoding GTP-binding protein rhoA yields the protein MAEIRRKLVIVGDGACGKTCLLIVFSKGTFPEVYVPTVFENYVADVEVDGKHVELALWDTAGQEDYDRLRPLSYPDSHVILICFAVDSPDSLDNVQEKWISEVLHFCQGLPIILVGCKKDLRHDPKTIEELHKTSQSPVTAEQGEEVRKKIGAYKYLECSARTNEGVREVFEAATRAALLKVGKTKQKKGTKCSIL from the exons ATGGCCGAGATCCGTCGCAagctcgtcatcgtcggcgaTGGTGCCTGCGGTAAGACCTGTCTGCTCAT TGTCTTCTCCAAGGGCACATTCCCTGAG GTCTACGTCCCCACCGTCTTCGAGAACTATGTCGCCGATGTCGAGGTCGATGGCAAGCACGTTGAGCTCGCTCTCTGGGATACagctggccaagaagatTATGACCGTCTCCGACCCCTGTCATACCCCGACTCTCACGTGATCCTTATCTGTTTCGCTGTCGACTCCCCCGATTCCCTCGATAACGTTCAGGAGAAG TGGATTTCCGAGGTCCTCCACTTCTGCCAGGGTCTCCCTATCATTCTGGTCGGCTGTAAGAAGGATCTGCGCCACGACCCTAAGACCATTGAGGAGCTCCACAAGACCTCCCAGAGCCCCGTCACCGCTGAACAG ggTGAGGAGGTCCGCAAGAAGATTGGTGCCTACAAGTACCTTGAGTGCTCTGCTCGCACCAATGAGGGTGTTCGCGAGGTCTTCGAGGCTGCCACTCGTGCCGCTCTCCTGAAGGTTGGCAAGAccaagcagaagaagggaaCCAAGTGCAGTATCCTGTAA